A single Triticum dicoccoides isolate Atlit2015 ecotype Zavitan chromosome 2A, WEW_v2.0, whole genome shotgun sequence DNA region contains:
- the LOC119354071 gene encoding mavicyanin-like yields MAALRRGSAVALAALVAAAMWAGMASAAVYEVGDKLGWTIMGSPDYGAWAASKKFSLGDTLVFTYNKQFHNVIAVSKADYKNCNVTKPTATWATGKDSVVLNTTGHHYFLCGFPGHCAIGQKVDVRVLSSAAPSTAPAMAPAPGAAGGGSAGRAGAAPSPHPNAAPAVSSSFAVTVAASVLSVAAAGLNLL; encoded by the exons ATGGCCGCGCTGAGGAGAGGTTCGGCCGTGGCCTTGgcggcgctggtggcggcggcgatgtgggccggGATGGCGTCGGCGGCCGTGTACGAGGTGGGCGACAAGCTCGGGTGGACCATCATGGGCAGCCCCGACTACGGCGCCTGGGCCGCCTCCAAGAAGTTCAGCCTCGGCGACACCCTTG TGTTCACGTACAACAAGCAGTTCCACAACGTGATCGCGGTGAGCAAGGCGGACTACAAGAACTGCAACGTGACCAAGCCGACGGCCACCTGGGCCACGGGCAAGGACTCCGTCGTCCTCAACACCACCGGCCACCACTACTTCCTCTGCGGCTTCCCGGGCCACTGCGCCATAGGTCAGAAGGTGGACGTCCGCGTGCTCTCCTCCGCTGCCCCTTCCACCGCCCCCGCCATGGCGCCCGCCCCGGGAGCCGCGGGCGGCGGCTCGGCCGGCCGCGCCGGCGCCGCGCCCTCGCCGCACCCCAACGCCGCGCCGGCCGTCAGCAGCTCGTTCGCCGTGACGGTCGCCGCGTCCGTGCTGTCCGTGGCCGCTGCCGGATTGAACCTGCTGTAG